Proteins co-encoded in one Streptomyces sp. SLBN-31 genomic window:
- a CDS encoding glycosyltransferase family 4 protein: MRIWIFNHYAAPPDGAAGTRHYELGRVLAAKGHEVTVFASSFSHFSRREERLTPRQKMATRTIDGVRFVWVRTPPYTGNGHRRVLNMAHYAARVLAVQLRLNRPDVIVGSSVHLPAVLAAWLAARVRRARFVFEVRDLWPQTLIDMGALRANGLPARLLRLVESFCCRQASAVICLLPGASDYLQARGVPAHKIRYVPNGIPDLPPPGDPSLPVGPDGEDSADPAADLIDRIRRLRKDGFLTAGYIGSHGPANGVATIVAAAAELRTAGHPRVAVVLVGDGQEKAACQQLALRHGLDNVLFWPPVPKRAVPAVLAELDVTLFCLRDIAVFKYGLSSNKLFDYLASGKPVLFASNAPGGPVRESGGGVCVPAESPADMAAGLAGLAAMSRSERERMGERGRRWVYRHHGMTALADAFLDAVSAPARREEPVTEVRP, translated from the coding sequence ATGAGGATCTGGATCTTCAACCATTACGCGGCCCCGCCCGACGGCGCCGCCGGCACCCGGCACTACGAGCTGGGACGTGTGCTGGCGGCGAAGGGGCACGAGGTTACCGTCTTCGCCAGCAGCTTCAGCCATTTCAGCAGGCGCGAGGAGCGGCTCACGCCCCGGCAGAAGATGGCCACCCGGACCATCGACGGCGTCCGCTTCGTCTGGGTCCGCACTCCGCCGTACACCGGCAACGGACACCGCCGCGTGTTGAACATGGCCCACTACGCGGCCCGGGTGCTCGCGGTGCAGCTCCGCCTGAACCGGCCGGACGTGATCGTCGGCTCCTCGGTGCACCTGCCCGCGGTGCTCGCCGCCTGGCTGGCGGCCCGCGTCCGCCGCGCGCGCTTTGTCTTCGAGGTGCGCGATCTGTGGCCGCAGACCCTGATCGACATGGGCGCGCTGCGCGCGAACGGGCTGCCTGCCCGGCTGCTCCGGCTGGTCGAGTCCTTCTGCTGCCGGCAGGCCTCCGCCGTCATCTGCCTCCTGCCCGGGGCCTCCGACTACCTGCAGGCCCGCGGCGTCCCGGCGCACAAGATCCGATATGTACCGAACGGGATCCCCGACCTCCCGCCGCCGGGGGATCCGAGCCTGCCTGTCGGCCCGGACGGTGAGGACTCCGCGGACCCGGCCGCCGACCTGATCGACCGGATCAGGCGCTTGCGCAAGGACGGTTTTCTCACCGCCGGCTACATCGGCTCGCACGGTCCGGCCAACGGGGTGGCGACCATTGTCGCGGCCGCGGCGGAGTTGCGGACCGCCGGCCATCCGCGGGTCGCTGTGGTGCTGGTCGGCGACGGCCAGGAGAAGGCCGCGTGCCAGCAGCTCGCGCTCCGGCACGGCCTGGACAACGTGCTGTTCTGGCCGCCGGTGCCGAAGCGGGCTGTGCCGGCCGTGCTGGCCGAGCTGGACGTGACGCTGTTCTGCCTGCGCGATATCGCGGTCTTCAAGTACGGCCTGAGCAGCAACAAGCTGTTCGACTACTTGGCGTCCGGCAAGCCGGTGCTGTTCGCGAGCAATGCGCCCGGCGGCCCCGTACGCGAGTCCGGCGGCGGCGTGTGCGTGCCCGCCGAATCCCCGGCGGACATGGCGGCCGGGCTGGCCGGGCTGGCCGCGATGAGCCGGTCCGAACGGGAGCGGATGGGTGAGCGCGGCCGCCGCTGGGTGTACCGGCATCATGGCATGACCGCCCTGGCGGACGCGTTCCTCGACGCGGTCTCGGCACCGGCGCGGCGCGAGGAGCCGGTGACGGAGGTGCGGCCGTGA
- a CDS encoding acetyltransferase yields MTLHIVGAGGFGRETLDAVRAMAAAPEVVFVDEHPAAAAVAGCPVLVPGQLAAPDGQRNEFVVAIADADARRRLARELEDRGMRAATVIDPRAVVSPGARIGRGCVVLGQAFISTGTVIGAHVQVNYQASIGHDTVLDDFVTILPGANIAGNVTVGAGSTVGSNAAVLQGRRIGPSAMVGAAALVTRDVRPGQLVVGVPARPRES; encoded by the coding sequence GTGACGCTGCACATCGTGGGCGCCGGCGGCTTCGGCAGGGAGACGCTGGACGCGGTGCGCGCGATGGCCGCGGCACCCGAGGTGGTCTTCGTGGACGAGCACCCGGCAGCCGCCGCGGTGGCGGGCTGTCCGGTGCTCGTTCCCGGGCAGTTGGCCGCGCCCGACGGACAGCGCAACGAGTTCGTCGTGGCGATCGCCGACGCCGACGCGCGCCGCAGGCTGGCCCGGGAGTTGGAGGATCGTGGCATGCGAGCGGCAACCGTGATCGACCCCCGGGCGGTGGTCTCCCCCGGCGCACGGATCGGGCGCGGCTGTGTTGTGCTCGGCCAGGCGTTCATCTCCACCGGCACCGTCATCGGCGCACATGTCCAGGTCAACTACCAGGCCAGCATCGGTCACGACACGGTGCTCGACGATTTCGTGACGATCCTGCCGGGGGCCAACATCGCCGGGAACGTCACCGTCGGCGCAGGGTCCACGGTGGGCAGCAACGCCGCCGTGCTGCAGGGCCGGCGGATCGGGCCGTCCGCGATGGTCGGCGCCGCGGCACTGGTGACCCGCGATGTCAGACCGGGTCAGTTGGTCGTGGGCGTGCCCGCCAGGCCCCGGGAGTCCTGA
- a CDS encoding DegT/DnrJ/EryC1/StrS aminotransferase family protein, with protein MPDSNVRIRLASPDLGEEEAEAVRRVLCSGVLTNGPENEAFAQEFADRHQARFGVTFCTGTAALQAMLLAEGIGPGDEVIVPSMTFVATATSVCHVGATPVFADIDPRTFNLDPVSVAARITGATRAVMTVHYAGQPGDLDGLARVCAAAGVPLLEDAAQSAGAQYRGRPVGTVGRSAMFSFTPAKNITTGEGGIVLTDDPGVAERLRLLRNHGQTGLYQHESLGYNWRLTEMQAAIGRVQLRKLDGILGRKQQIVRSLTRRLTGLPGLTTPHQVSDTRGTWALYTCLLPGIRDQVLADLLDRGIEARIYFPPVHRQPLFARLGGGTGLAAELPVTEAVAQAMLSLPVHHRLTEAEVAEIADAVSTAVERATTAANAMDRPMPVGAR; from the coding sequence GTGCCTGACAGCAACGTCCGGATCCGGCTCGCAAGTCCCGACCTCGGTGAGGAGGAGGCGGAGGCGGTACGCAGGGTCCTGTGCAGCGGTGTTCTCACCAACGGCCCGGAGAACGAAGCCTTCGCGCAGGAGTTCGCCGACCGGCATCAGGCGCGGTTCGGTGTGACGTTCTGCACCGGTACGGCCGCGCTGCAAGCGATGTTGCTCGCCGAGGGCATCGGTCCCGGCGACGAGGTGATCGTCCCGTCGATGACCTTCGTCGCCACCGCGACATCGGTGTGCCACGTCGGGGCCACCCCGGTGTTCGCCGACATCGATCCCCGGACCTTCAACCTCGACCCGGTATCGGTCGCGGCCCGCATCACCGGGGCCACCCGGGCCGTCATGACCGTGCACTACGCCGGGCAGCCCGGGGACCTCGATGGGCTGGCGCGGGTGTGCGCCGCGGCCGGCGTGCCGTTGCTGGAGGACGCCGCACAGTCGGCCGGCGCCCAGTACCGCGGCAGACCGGTCGGCACCGTCGGCCGGTCGGCCATGTTCAGCTTCACCCCGGCCAAGAACATCACCACTGGTGAGGGCGGCATCGTGCTGACCGACGACCCGGGCGTCGCGGAGCGGCTGAGACTGCTCCGCAACCATGGTCAGACCGGTCTTTACCAGCATGAAAGCCTTGGCTACAACTGGCGGTTGACCGAGATGCAGGCCGCGATCGGCCGGGTGCAGCTGCGCAAGCTGGACGGCATCCTCGGGCGCAAACAGCAGATCGTTCGATCGCTGACCCGGCGGCTGACCGGGCTGCCCGGCCTGACCACGCCCCATCAGGTGTCCGACACCAGGGGCACCTGGGCGCTCTACACCTGCCTGCTTCCCGGCATCCGAGACCAAGTGCTCGCCGACCTGCTGGACCGGGGAATCGAGGCACGGATCTACTTCCCGCCGGTTCATCGGCAGCCGCTCTTCGCCCGGCTGGGCGGCGGCACCGGGCTCGCCGCGGAACTGCCGGTGACCGAGGCCGTCGCCCAGGCGATGCTCTCGCTGCCGGTTCATCACCGGTTGACCGAGGCGGAGGTGGCCGAGATCGCCGACGCGGTGAGCACCGCCGTAGAGCGGGCGACCACGGCGGCGAACGCAATGGACCGGCCGATGCCGGTCGGTGCCCGCTGA
- a CDS encoding sugar transferase, protein MTAPPVPGRHRAGWAIAQASTARPGGNQLPHRKPYRGKRLLDLVVVCLIIVPAALLCAIAALAHLLAHGRPVLFRQQRVGRGGRPFVLLKLRTMTNVPDGPDTPGDADVTRVTAVGRVLRRTSLDELPQLVNVLRGQMSLVGPRPTLPYQVRRYTDRQQLRLLAVPGLTGLAQVHGRQRLSWPERIEWDLRYVLRQSFRLDLAIMFLTVWTVLAGGGATASHDKDPIARSPERMLSGA, encoded by the coding sequence GTGACCGCCCCGCCCGTACCGGGCCGGCACCGGGCAGGCTGGGCGATTGCGCAGGCGTCCACCGCGCGGCCCGGCGGCAACCAGCTGCCTCACCGCAAGCCGTACCGCGGCAAGCGACTACTGGACCTGGTCGTGGTCTGCCTGATCATCGTGCCGGCCGCGCTGCTCTGCGCGATCGCCGCGCTGGCGCACCTGCTCGCGCACGGCAGACCCGTCCTGTTCCGGCAGCAGCGCGTCGGCCGCGGCGGCCGCCCGTTCGTGCTGCTGAAACTGCGCACGATGACGAACGTCCCGGACGGACCGGACACACCGGGTGACGCCGACGTCACCCGGGTGACCGCAGTCGGACGGGTACTGCGCCGTACGTCTCTCGACGAGTTGCCCCAGCTGGTCAACGTGCTGCGCGGACAGATGAGTCTGGTCGGGCCGCGGCCGACGCTGCCCTACCAGGTACGCCGGTACACCGATCGTCAGCAGTTGCGACTGCTGGCCGTCCCGGGCCTGACCGGCCTGGCGCAGGTGCACGGGCGGCAGCGGCTGAGCTGGCCGGAGCGCATCGAGTGGGATCTGCGGTACGTCCTGCGCCAGAGCTTCCGGCTCGACCTGGCCATCATGTTCCTCACCGTCTGGACGGTCCTGGCCGGGGGCGGAGCCACCGCCAGCCACGACAAAGATCCGATCGCCCGCAGTCCAGAAAGGATGCTCTCAGGTGCCTGA
- a CDS encoding SDR family NAD(P)-dependent oxidoreductase — translation MTSSGASDLLVGPGDPVVVCAVTGVAAVLAGAMCGLYSGRYQAETGPELSAVLVSAALTGLLLWGMCQAGLPLAGVRPAVAGLAALVGVLGMITVRAAAATVRRRPRRPAPTAVKVIVFGAGSAGAQLVQRLMCQPGAQYQPVALLDDDPAKRRLRICGIRVRGGREWLAEVAAETGATVMVIAIAGGCRDGQVIRELITLAESVGLSTKVIPRIEELVAGPARIDDVRDPRITQLLGRDPVRLDMKSAAAQFAGRRILVTGAGGSIGSELCRQLHRLGPASLVMLDRDESALHAIQLALHGRALLDSDEVVLADITDASRIHEVFAQARPEIVFHTAAVKHLPLLERYPAEALKTNVTGTLNVLRAAADCGVRSFVNVSTDKAADPVSVLGTSKRITERLTAHMAGESPGTWVSVRFGNVLGSRGSLLGSLSAQIDAGGPVTVTHPDVARYFMTATEAVQLVLQAVTVGESGEVLVLDMGDQVRIVDLARRMAAAASRRVEIVFTGLRPGEKLTEDLLGAGERDHRPRHPLVRQVPVPALDAGEVTGIAHFTDPEEVRAALALLATAAGPEESADQAVLPGQPGRAEASR, via the coding sequence ATGACCAGCAGCGGCGCTTCCGACCTGCTCGTCGGACCCGGCGATCCGGTCGTCGTCTGTGCTGTCACGGGGGTGGCAGCGGTGCTGGCCGGGGCCATGTGCGGGCTCTACTCCGGGCGCTACCAGGCCGAGACCGGCCCGGAACTGAGTGCGGTACTGGTCTCCGCGGCGCTGACCGGGCTCCTTCTGTGGGGTATGTGTCAGGCGGGACTGCCCCTGGCAGGAGTCAGGCCGGCCGTGGCGGGACTGGCCGCGCTGGTCGGCGTGCTTGGCATGATCACCGTCAGGGCAGCGGCGGCGACCGTCCGGCGCAGACCTCGACGGCCCGCGCCGACCGCCGTCAAGGTGATCGTGTTCGGCGCGGGCAGTGCCGGAGCGCAACTGGTGCAACGGCTCATGTGTCAGCCTGGCGCGCAGTACCAACCGGTCGCCCTGCTGGACGACGACCCGGCCAAGCGCCGACTGCGGATCTGTGGGATCCGAGTGCGCGGCGGGCGGGAGTGGCTGGCGGAGGTCGCCGCGGAGACCGGGGCGACGGTCATGGTGATCGCGATCGCCGGCGGGTGCCGCGACGGCCAGGTGATCCGCGAGCTGATCACCCTGGCCGAGTCGGTCGGTCTGTCCACCAAGGTGATTCCGCGCATCGAGGAACTGGTCGCCGGCCCGGCACGGATCGACGACGTCCGCGACCCGCGGATCACCCAGTTGCTGGGTCGCGATCCGGTCCGCCTGGACATGAAGTCGGCTGCCGCTCAATTCGCCGGGCGCCGCATCCTCGTCACGGGCGCCGGTGGCTCGATCGGCTCGGAGCTGTGCCGCCAGCTGCACCGTCTGGGACCCGCGTCGCTGGTGATGCTCGACCGGGACGAATCAGCTCTGCACGCGATCCAGCTCGCGCTGCACGGCCGTGCGCTGCTCGATTCCGACGAGGTCGTGCTGGCCGACATCACGGATGCCTCCCGCATCCATGAAGTCTTCGCGCAGGCCCGCCCCGAGATCGTGTTCCATACGGCGGCGGTGAAACATCTGCCGCTGCTCGAGCGGTATCCGGCAGAGGCGCTGAAGACGAACGTGACCGGCACGCTGAACGTGCTGCGAGCGGCAGCGGATTGCGGCGTGCGGTCGTTCGTGAACGTCTCCACGGACAAGGCGGCCGACCCGGTGAGCGTCCTTGGCACCTCCAAGCGGATCACCGAGCGGCTCACCGCGCACATGGCCGGTGAGTCTCCCGGGACCTGGGTGTCGGTCAGGTTCGGCAACGTCCTGGGCAGCCGGGGTTCGCTGCTCGGCTCGCTGTCCGCGCAGATCGACGCGGGCGGCCCCGTCACCGTGACTCATCCGGACGTCGCCCGCTACTTCATGACGGCCACCGAAGCCGTCCAGCTGGTGCTGCAGGCTGTGACGGTCGGGGAGAGCGGCGAGGTCCTCGTCCTCGACATGGGAGACCAGGTCCGCATCGTCGACCTCGCCCGCCGGATGGCCGCCGCAGCGTCACGGCGCGTGGAGATCGTCTTCACGGGGCTGCGGCCCGGCGAAAAGCTGACCGAGGACCTGCTGGGCGCCGGGGAACGTGACCACCGGCCGAGGCATCCGCTGGTCAGACAGGTGCCGGTGCCGGCACTCGATGCCGGTGAGGTCACCGGCATCGCTCACTTCACCGATCCCGAAGAGGTACGCGCCGCCCTGGCGCTCCTCGCCACGGCGGCCGGTCCCGAGGAGTCGGCCGACCAGGCCGTGCTGCCCGGCCAGCCCGGCAGAGCGGAGGCCAGCAGGTGA